One Pseudomonadota bacterium genomic window carries:
- a CDS encoding MoxR family ATPase — protein sequence MRPSTIEDARLARIAERAAAVMDEVGRVFVGPRHLAELLMVAVLGRGHILVEGVPGVAKTTLAKAFATTLGCRFRRVQFTPDLLPADITGTYVLSPAEGTFKLREGPIFAHVVLADEINRAPAKTQSALLEAMQEGQVTIEGETRSLPTPFVLLATQNPVEQAGTYPLPEAQVDRFLLRLSVGYPSPSEERQILQRFTQSTPQANALLTPDEVLAMQELVATVHVEPQVLDYVVRLSTFTRQHPDVFLGASPRGSLALAQAARARALLSGRSYVLPDDVKHLAPTVLAHRIVLTPEGQMEGADPQAIVRKATDQVALRTHRTNEP from the coding sequence ATGAGACCCTCCACGATCGAAGATGCGCGCTTGGCCCGTATTGCCGAGCGGGCTGCGGCGGTCATGGACGAAGTCGGGCGCGTGTTCGTCGGCCCCCGTCACCTGGCTGAGCTGCTGATGGTGGCCGTGCTCGGACGTGGCCACATCCTCGTCGAAGGCGTTCCCGGTGTAGCGAAGACCACGCTCGCGAAGGCCTTCGCCACCACCCTGGGCTGCCGCTTCAGGCGGGTTCAGTTCACGCCCGACCTGCTGCCCGCCGACATCACCGGCACCTACGTGCTGTCACCCGCCGAGGGGACGTTCAAGCTGCGAGAGGGGCCCATCTTCGCCCATGTGGTCCTTGCCGACGAGATCAACCGCGCCCCTGCCAAGACGCAGAGCGCCCTGCTCGAGGCCATGCAGGAAGGACAGGTGACCATAGAAGGCGAGACGCGCAGTCTGCCGACGCCGTTCGTGCTGCTAGCCACCCAGAACCCGGTTGAGCAGGCGGGCACGTACCCTCTGCCGGAGGCGCAAGTCGACCGCTTCCTGCTACGCCTGTCCGTGGGCTACCCCAGCCCGAGCGAGGAACGCCAAATACTGCAACGTTTCACCCAGAGCACGCCGCAAGCCAACGCCCTGCTCACCCCCGACGAGGTTCTTGCCATGCAGGAGCTGGTTGCCACGGTGCACGTCGAGCCCCAGGTGCTCGACTATGTCGTACGGCTGTCAACGTTCACGCGCCAACATCCAGACGTGTTCCTTGGAGCCTCGCCGCGGGGTTCCTTGGCGCTCGCACAAGCTGCGCGCGCTCGGGCCCTGCTGTCCGGGCGCAGCTATGTGCTGCCCGACGACGTGAAACACCTGGCGCCCACGGTCCTGGCCCATCGAATCGTACTGACGCCGGAAGGACAGATGGAGGGCGCCGACCCGCAGGCGATCGTGCGCAAAGCCACGGATCAAGTGGCTCTCCGAACTCACCGAACCAACGAGCCCTGA
- the rsmA gene encoding 16S rRNA (adenine(1518)-N(6)/adenine(1519)-N(6))-dimethyltransferase RsmA, with product MSSHPVDNPGTDACFRDPRRVLERYGLTPKRRFSQNFLISRPVHQAIAGAVAPEPHETVVELGAGLGTLTRFLLATGAHVIAVERDRDMLHVLGQELEGHQRLRLVREDAATLDFAALTSPLDHKPCVVGNLPYAIGGAILRNLVANSRHVSRCAVMLQREVGDRLLAEPGTPSYGALTVFIGAAYSVRSVRLVRPGAFFPRPQVGSALVSLTPHETPRALETEAFRLVVRAAFSSRRKILRNSLLRLPGGERQLVDGVLSAAGLSGEQRGETLSVEQFADLASAWDRHQG from the coding sequence ATGAGCTCACATCCGGTCGACAATCCTGGAACCGACGCGTGCTTTCGCGATCCCCGACGGGTGTTGGAGCGCTACGGACTGACCCCGAAGCGACGCTTTTCACAGAACTTCCTGATCTCGCGGCCGGTACACCAAGCGATCGCGGGCGCCGTCGCCCCGGAGCCGCACGAAACCGTGGTCGAGCTTGGCGCAGGGCTAGGCACCCTCACGAGATTCCTGCTCGCAACGGGAGCCCACGTAATCGCCGTAGAGCGCGACCGCGACATGCTGCATGTCCTGGGACAGGAGCTCGAAGGCCACCAGCGGCTGCGGCTGGTCCGGGAAGATGCGGCCACGCTGGATTTCGCTGCCTTGACGAGTCCGCTGGACCACAAGCCGTGCGTGGTGGGCAATCTTCCGTATGCCATCGGCGGTGCGATTCTGCGCAACTTGGTGGCCAACTCGAGGCACGTATCCCGGTGCGCCGTCATGCTTCAGCGCGAAGTGGGAGACCGGTTGCTGGCGGAACCGGGTACGCCCAGCTACGGAGCGCTCACGGTGTTCATCGGTGCAGCGTACAGCGTGCGCAGCGTGCGTTTGGTGCGGCCGGGTGCTTTCTTCCCCCGCCCGCAGGTAGGCAGCGCGCTCGTCTCGCTGACACCGCACGAGACGCCGCGGGCCCTGGAAACCGAAGCGTTTCGCTTGGTGGTGCGAGCCGCGTTCTCTTCTCGCAGGAAGATCTTGCGCAATTCGCTGTTGCGCCTCCCGGGTGGCGAACGGCAGCTCGTGGACGGTGTGCTGAGCGCTGCCGGCCTATCGGGCGAACAGCGCGGCGAGACACTCTCTGTGGAACAGTTCGCTGATCTTGCAAGCGCCTGGGACCGGCACCAAGGCTGA
- a CDS encoding DUF58 domain-containing protein — MWPIATPSAVAAFSGCAAMFALAIAANSPTVVVLAAAPLIGLAGALALATGAGRRMRRERLEFAWWLDHSTPGTRLGAVVPGVPFLVRCYLRVHGKRGFELARLRPVLPAGVRVLDPEPDSIRLVPRSRTEFAFTFVAPAVGRLVLQGLSVRSPASLGLFQAPMYFPNPLAIKVLPRVSTARSTAVAMVGGLPVERSGQALRQRQSGGAELRELRELQPGDPFKAIAWKASARLGKLMVREVEREVQETAYVVLDVSGSMRGGEVGSRKLDHGVELAAAEVCRSLDRGDRVGLLCVDGRIVSHVPANDGAQQTLRVYDALLTAVDAADADLTQPTLDEVLELVGAYARRQDGLDFARRGAGVWDRAGLVAYAERALRGQPGPAVQAVQTEHEEDSTLRRFCQLRGIALRYRAAPSGTTKAQALSSALRLAAGTLRQPRSILLISDLDGAADQTDLGPTLSLLRAHAHRVCALVPDAVSFAAEARNQRERDLHYVYGLQEARRVRQASKLFGRHGFPAVVTRRGDLPGRIVTRAHQMRRVA; from the coding sequence GTGTGGCCGATCGCTACCCCATCCGCCGTGGCCGCGTTCAGCGGCTGTGCTGCCATGTTCGCGCTGGCCATCGCAGCAAACTCCCCCACCGTCGTGGTGTTGGCGGCCGCGCCTCTGATCGGGCTCGCCGGTGCGCTCGCACTGGCCACGGGCGCTGGCCGACGCATGCGACGCGAACGGCTCGAGTTCGCCTGGTGGCTCGACCACAGCACACCGGGGACGCGGCTTGGCGCAGTCGTGCCTGGCGTGCCTTTCCTCGTACGCTGCTACCTCCGCGTTCACGGCAAGCGAGGCTTCGAGCTGGCTCGCCTGCGACCCGTGCTGCCGGCCGGCGTGCGGGTGCTCGACCCGGAGCCCGACAGCATCCGTCTCGTGCCACGCTCACGTACCGAGTTCGCCTTCACGTTTGTCGCGCCGGCCGTGGGACGTCTCGTGCTGCAGGGGCTCTCGGTGCGCTCACCCGCGTCGCTCGGGCTTTTTCAGGCACCGATGTACTTTCCCAATCCGCTGGCCATCAAGGTCTTGCCGCGCGTCAGCACGGCGCGCAGCACCGCCGTCGCCATGGTAGGCGGCCTGCCGGTAGAACGCAGCGGTCAGGCGCTTCGCCAGCGCCAGAGCGGAGGCGCGGAGCTGCGCGAGCTACGCGAGCTGCAACCCGGAGACCCTTTCAAGGCCATCGCCTGGAAAGCGAGCGCCCGCTTGGGCAAGCTGATGGTCAGGGAGGTGGAGCGCGAAGTGCAGGAGACCGCGTACGTGGTGCTCGACGTAAGCGGCAGCATGCGGGGCGGCGAGGTGGGCTCGCGCAAGCTCGACCATGGAGTCGAGCTTGCGGCCGCCGAGGTTTGCAGGTCGCTCGACCGCGGCGACCGCGTCGGCTTGCTGTGCGTGGATGGACGGATCGTGTCGCACGTGCCTGCCAACGACGGGGCTCAACAGACGTTGCGCGTCTACGACGCACTGCTTACAGCCGTCGACGCCGCGGACGCCGATCTGACGCAGCCGACCTTGGACGAGGTCTTGGAGTTGGTGGGAGCGTACGCACGCCGTCAGGACGGGCTCGACTTCGCACGCCGAGGTGCTGGTGTCTGGGATCGTGCTGGACTGGTGGCGTACGCGGAGCGCGCCCTGAGAGGCCAGCCGGGGCCAGCCGTGCAAGCCGTGCAAACAGAGCATGAGGAGGATTCGACTTTGCGGCGCTTCTGCCAGCTGCGTGGCATCGCACTGCGCTACCGTGCAGCGCCATCGGGCACGACCAAGGCGCAGGCGCTGTCGAGCGCGCTGCGCCTGGCAGCCGGGACGCTTCGGCAGCCTCGCTCCATCCTGCTGATCTCCGACCTCGATGGTGCCGCGGATCAGACCGACCTGGGGCCAACCCTCTCTCTGCTCAGAGCTCATGCACACCGCGTGTGCGCGCTCGTGCCGGATGCGGTTTCGTTTGCGGCGGAGGCACGCAACCAGCGCGAGCGTGACCTGCACTACGTGTATGGTTTGCAGGAAGCGCGCCGTGTGCGCCAGGCCAGTAAGCTCTTCGGGCGCCACGGCTTTCCGGCTGTTGTAACCCGGCGGGGCGACCTTCCAGGTCGCATAGTGACACGGGCACACCAGATGCGACGCGTGGCATGA